In the Trinickia acidisoli genome, CGCCAACGCGAGCGCATGCGCGTCGTTCTGCGCGAGATGATCGACCACGCCCGACAGCCGCGTATGAACGTCGCCGCCGCCCAGATCTTCAGCGCTGACTTCCTCGCCCGTCGCGGCCTTCACGAGCGGCGGACCGCCCAAAAAGATCGTGCCTTGGTTCTTGACGATGATCGACTCGTCGCTCATCGCGGGCACGTAGGCGCCGCCGGCCGTGCACGAACCCATGACGACGGCGATCTGCGCGATGCCCGCGGCCGACATGTTCGCTTGATTGAAGAAGATGCGGCCGAAGTGATCGCGATCGGGAAAAACATCGTCTTGATTCGGCAGGTTCGCACCGCCCGAATCGACGAGATAGACGCAAGGCAATCGGTTCTCCGCGGCGATCTCTTGCGCGCGCACGTGCTTCTTGACCGTCATCGGATAGTAAGTGCCGCCCTTGACCGTCGCATCGTTGCAGACGATCACGCATTCTTGCCCGGCGATGCGCCCGATGCCCGTGATGACGCCGGCGCCCGGCGCCGCGTCGTGATACATCCCGAACGCGGCGAGCTGCGAGAATTCGAGAAACGGCGTGCCCGGATCGAGCAATTGCGCGATGCGATCGCGCGGCAGCAGCTTGCCGCGCGAGATGTGCTTATCGCGCGCGGCTTGACCGCCGCCGAGCGCCAGGTGGGCCACCTTAGCCCGCAGGTCGGCGACGATCGCGTCGAGCGCGGCGGCGTTCGCTCGAAAATCTTCCGAGCGCGGGTTCAATTTGCTTTCGATGATCGGCATAAGACTCGATGCTCCGTCTCGCGGCGTTCGTCTTGAAGATGTCTTGAAGATGGCTCGGCGTCAAAGCGTTTCGGCGAACAGCTCGCGGCCGATCAGCATGCGGCGCACTTCGCTCGTACCCGCGCCGATTTCGTAGAGCTTCGCGTCGCGCCACAAACGGCCGACCGGATACTCGTTGATGTAGCCGTTGCCGCCGAGGATCTGGATCGCCTCGCCGGCCATCCAGGTCGCTTTCTCGGCGGTATAGAGGATGACGCCCGCGCAGTCCTTGCGTACTTGGCGCACGTGCTCCTTGCCGAGCGTGTCGAGTTGGCGGCCCACCGCATACAGATAAGCGCGGCAGGCTTGCAGCGTCGTGTACATGTCGGCGACCTTGCCTTGAATCAGTTGGAACTCGCCGATTGGCTGGCCGAACTGCTTGCGGTCGTGGATGTACGGCACGACGGCGTCCATGCAAGCGAGCATGATGCCCGTCGGGCCGCCGGCCAGCACGGCGCGCTCGTAATCGAGTCCGCTCATCAGCACCTTCACGCCGCCGCCCAGTTGCCCGAGGATGTTCTCTTCCGGCACTTCCACGTCTTGGAACACGAGCTCGCCCGTGTGCGAGCCGCGCATGCCGAGCTTATCGAGCTTTTGCGCGACCGAAAATCCTTTCATACCCTTTTCGACGATGAAGGCCGTGATGCCGCGCGCGCCCGCTTCGACGTCCGTCTTCGCGTAGACGACGAGCGTGTCGCAGTCCGGGCCGTTCGTAATCCACATCTTCGTGCCGTTCAGCACGTAGCGATCGCCGCGCTTGTCGGCACGCAGCTTCATGCTGACGACGTCCGAGCCCGCATTCGGTTCGCTCATCGCCAATGCGCCGACGTGCTCGCCCGACACGAGCTTCGGCAGGTATCGGCTCTTTTGCGCCGGCGTGCCGTTACGGTGGATCTGGTTGATGCACAGGTTCGAGTGCGCGCCGTAGGACAAGCCCACCGAGGCCGAGGCGCGCGAGATCTCTTCCATCGCGATCATGTGTGCCGTATAGCCCATGTTCGCGCCACCGTATTCCTCGGACACGGTCATACCCAGCACGCCGAGATCGCCGAACTTGCGCCAGAGGTCCATCGGAAACTGATCGGTGCGATCGATCTCGGCCGCCCGCGGGGCGATTTCCTTCGCCGAGAAGTTGGCGATCGTGTCGCGCAGCATGTCGATGTCTTCGCCGAGCGCGAATTGCAAACCAGGCACATTGCTCATGAATGTCTCCTCGAATTCGGATTGAGGCCGAAATGGCCCGTGAGCGGCACGCGCTCGATTACCGCGCATTTCACGCCACATTTACGTAAGCGTCAACAATTTTCTTGAGTAATGCTCATTTTTCATACCGCGACGACGACGCAGCGCCGCGGTGCTAATATCCAGTCCAGCAACCAAGCGGGCGCGACAAAGTTGAATACGACTCAGACTGGGGAAGAATCGAAGGCCGAAGCGGGCGGCACGCGGCGTCAGCCCGCCGGGCGCAAATCTCAGCAACGGGTGAAGGACATCCTTCGCGCGGGGCGCGAGGTATTTTCCGAAAAGGGATACGAACGTGCGACGACCGCGGAGATCGCGCAGCGCCTGGGCGTGTCCGAGGCGACCGTCTTCAGTTACTTTCGCGGCAAGCGCGAGCTTTGCGCACGCGTGATCGCCGATTGGTACGACGAAATCATCGCGGCAATCGAAACGGGCTTGCCGCGAGACGGCAGCGCGCGCCAGCAGTTCGCCTTCATCGTCCGCACGCACTTGCGGCTCATGCTCGTGCACGGCACGGGCATGTGCTCGCTCGTTTTGTCCGAAGGCCGGGCGAAGCATCACGAACTGAGCGCCGAACTGACCGCCCTGCAGCGCCGCTATACGGCGCCGCTGATGCGCGTGCTCGCACAGGCGCAGCAGGCGGGGCAGATTCGCGCCGATTTACCGCTGCGCCTGATGCGCTCGATGGTGTTCGGCCCGATGGAGCACGTGCTCTGGGACGCCGCGCTCGCGCATCGAAGCCCGGACCTCGACGTCACGGCCGACCGTCTCGCCGACGTTCTATGGGCAACGCTGCAGCCGCCGGCTCCCGCGATCACGGCCCTCGTGCGCTTGAGGGACGACCTCGGTGAAGCGATGCGGCGCTATGAGTCAGCCCCGCCCTTGTCGGCCAAAGAAAGTGCGAAAGGCGTCGCCGCGGGCACCGCATCCGACAAGCGCAAATCGCGGCGCGTGAAAACCGACGATTGACGCGACCCTTCCGGCGCCGCGGGCACGAGCCCACCCCGGCCGAGCGCACACAGGCATGCGTGCTTGCCGAACCCAAGTGCGACGGCTATCGTTAGGACTCCCCATCTTTTCCCCGCTTCGATGACTACCCGACTCACGCCCGAGATCGCCGCGAAGTTCGCTGACCTGGCCCTATCCCATCTCACGCTCGAATATCCGAACAAGCTCACGCATTCGCTCGCCGGTCCGCAAGACGTGCGCTCGCCGCGCGAGTTGCATCCGATCTTCTACGGCAGCTACGACTGGCATTCGTGCGTGCACGGATATTGGCTCCTGTTGCGGCTGCTCGATCGATACCCGGCACTGCCGCAAGCGCAGGCGATCAGCGAAGTCGTCGACACCCATTTCACCCAAGCCAACGTTGCCGGCGAACTTGCCTATTTGAGCCTGCCTCACAATCAAGGCTTCGAACGGCCGTACGGTTGGGGATGGCTGCTCGCGTTGGCCGGCCAGCTCGATGCGATGCGCTCGTCGCAGGCCGCACGCTGGGCCGCAACGCTTGCCCCGCTGACAAATGTCTTCATCGAGCGATTCGAGACGTTTTTGCCGAAGGCGACCTATCCGCTGCGCGTCGGAACGCACTTCAATACCGCGTTTGCCCTCGCAGGGGCGCTCGACTTTGCCCGCGCAACGGGGCGTACCGCGTTCGCGGCGCTGATCGAGGAAACGGCGCGGCGCTGGTATGAGCGCGATGCGGACTGCCAGGCGTGGGAGCCCAGCGGCGACGAATTCCTGTCGCCCGCTTTGATGGAAGCCGAACTGATGCGGCGCGTACTGCCGCTCGACGCGTTCAACGTCTGGTTCGACCGGTTCTTGCCCCGCTTGGCGCAGCGCGAACCGGCCACGCTGTTCGTGCCGGCAACCGTCACCGATCGCACCGACGGCAAAATCGCCCATCTCGACGGGTTGAATTTAAGCCGTGCCTGGTGCCAACGCTCGCTTGCCTCGGCGTTGCCCGACGGCGACGCGCGCAAGCGGCTACTCGAAGAAGCGGCGCAAACGCATCTGAATGCGGCGCTCGCTCACGTTGCCGGCGACTACATGGGTGAGCATTGGCTCGCGACGTTCGCGCTGCTGGCGCTCGAGGCTTGAACTCAACCGAGCGCGCGCAACGCCAGATCCACGATGTGCTCGAGCCGAGCATCGTCATCGACGACCTTGCTCATCACGCGCAAGCCCTGCGTCACGCAGAGCAGGAATTCGCCGACAGCCTTCTCATCGAGCGACGACTCGAATTCGCCGGCCGCCTGGCCTCGAATGACGGCTGCCGTCAATAAGGTCGTCATGCGTCGCTGAACGGATTCGACGCGTTCGCGCAAGGCTGCATCGCCTGCTTGCATTTCGAGGGTCGTATTCGTGATGAAGCAGCTACGCTCGCCGTT is a window encoding:
- a CDS encoding DUF2891 domain-containing protein, yielding MTTRLTPEIAAKFADLALSHLTLEYPNKLTHSLAGPQDVRSPRELHPIFYGSYDWHSCVHGYWLLLRLLDRYPALPQAQAISEVVDTHFTQANVAGELAYLSLPHNQGFERPYGWGWLLALAGQLDAMRSSQAARWAATLAPLTNVFIERFETFLPKATYPLRVGTHFNTAFALAGALDFARATGRTAFAALIEETARRWYERDADCQAWEPSGDEFLSPALMEAELMRRVLPLDAFNVWFDRFLPRLAQREPATLFVPATVTDRTDGKIAHLDGLNLSRAWCQRSLASALPDGDARKRLLEEAAQTHLNAALAHVAGDYMGEHWLATFALLALEA
- a CDS encoding TetR/AcrR family transcriptional regulator gives rise to the protein MNTTQTGEESKAEAGGTRRQPAGRKSQQRVKDILRAGREVFSEKGYERATTAEIAQRLGVSEATVFSYFRGKRELCARVIADWYDEIIAAIETGLPRDGSARQQFAFIVRTHLRLMLVHGTGMCSLVLSEGRAKHHELSAELTALQRRYTAPLMRVLAQAQQAGQIRADLPLRLMRSMVFGPMEHVLWDAALAHRSPDLDVTADRLADVLWATLQPPAPAITALVRLRDDLGEAMRRYESAPPLSAKESAKGVAAGTASDKRKSRRVKTDD
- a CDS encoding isovaleryl-CoA dehydrogenase, which gives rise to MSNVPGLQFALGEDIDMLRDTIANFSAKEIAPRAAEIDRTDQFPMDLWRKFGDLGVLGMTVSEEYGGANMGYTAHMIAMEEISRASASVGLSYGAHSNLCINQIHRNGTPAQKSRYLPKLVSGEHVGALAMSEPNAGSDVVSMKLRADKRGDRYVLNGTKMWITNGPDCDTLVVYAKTDVEAGARGITAFIVEKGMKGFSVAQKLDKLGMRGSHTGELVFQDVEVPEENILGQLGGGVKVLMSGLDYERAVLAGGPTGIMLACMDAVVPYIHDRKQFGQPIGEFQLIQGKVADMYTTLQACRAYLYAVGRQLDTLGKEHVRQVRKDCAGVILYTAEKATWMAGEAIQILGGNGYINEYPVGRLWRDAKLYEIGAGTSEVRRMLIGRELFAETL